The nucleotide window CAGATTATTTTTTTGACAGCTTCTAAGTGAGATTCTTTAGGATTAGCTTGAAATTGAGCACACACTCCCACACTATAGGAGATATCAGGTCTACTGGCAGTGAGATACAACAAGCAACCAATCATGCTTTTGTAGAGTATGGAATCAACTGATTTCCCATTCGGATCATCGCTCAACTTTGTAGTGGTGCTCCTGGGATTGTTGACCACATTTTTGGATTGAAGACCAAACTTTTTGATGAGATTCTCAACATATTTGGTTTGTGAGAGAAATAGACTTGTATCAAGCTGCTTAACTTGCAATCTAAGGAAAAAGGTTAGttcaccacacatgctcatttcaaattcactttccatgactGATTGAAATTCTTTGACAAAATGTTTAGATgtagaaccaaaaacaatgtcatcaacatacacttggGCAATGATAATATCATTCTTTACTTGTTTGACAAATAAGGTTTTATCGACAGAGCCCCTTGTATACCCTTTTTTCACAAGATGAGTGGACAACCTCTCATACTAGGCTCAAGGAGCCTGCTTCAGCCCATACAGAGCTTTCTTGAGTCTGTAGATATGGTCCAGATTATGTGGATCTTTAAAACGTTGAGGTTGTTCCACATAAACTTCTTCCTGCAGTATCCCATTCAGGAAGGCagttttaacatccatttgaAACAATTTGAATCTTATTAGATGGCAGGCTACAGCCAGAAGCAGTCTCACAGATTCTAATCTAGCAACagaagcaaaagtttcatcaaaatcaagaccttCAACCTGTGAGTAACCCTGAGCCACTAACCTAGCTTTGTTCCTGATTACATTCCTTTTTTCATCACTAGCTTATTCCTGAAGATCCACTTAGTGCCAATTACATTACAATTTCCAGGTCTAGTcaagtaccacacatcattcctagttAATTGATTTAACTCTTCCTGCATAGCTCTAATCCAGTCATCATCCAACAAGGCTTCCTTGATATTTTTTGGTTCAATGAGAGAAACAAAACCACATTGGGATATAATATTCATAGTGATCAGATTTTCTGTAATAAAACAAAGCAAAACATTTTCTTGAATTACCTCATTCAGACTCACCTGTGTAGCTGGTTGGCTTCCTAGTTTTGAGACCATCTGACAATTTTCCAATGACATCTTGACTGGAATGATCCTTCTGGACTTGCTTGAACCCTCTTCTTATTACAGGAGCTGGCTTAAAAATGCTGTCAACATGTTCTTCCTGTTCATCAGTTTTTGACATGTCTTGTGGGACTGAGCTTGAAGGAGAAGATGTATCTACATCAACATCCGCCTGTCTAATATAATGATCATCAATAGATATGTTAATAGATTCCATAACAATTTtagttcttttgttataaactctATATGCTTGACTATTAACAGAGTATCCAAGAAAAATACCATCATTGCTTCTTGCATCAAATTTACCTAGTTGCTCTCGATCTCGCAAGATATAGCATGGAATTTCGAAAACACGAAAATGCCCTATGTTAGGTTTCTTACCCTTCCACAGCTCATATGTTGTTTGTTCAGTACTAGGTCTCAAGAAGACTCTGTTGATAGTGTAATATGCAGTGCTAATTGCTTCAACCCAGAGATTTGTGCTTATACCTGCAGAATGTATCATGAGTCTTGCCATG belongs to Rosa chinensis cultivar Old Blush chromosome 4, RchiOBHm-V2, whole genome shotgun sequence and includes:
- the LOC112199258 gene encoding uncharacterized mitochondrial protein AtMg00810-like yields the protein MESEFEMSMCGELTFFLRLQVKQLDTSLFLSQTKYVENLIKKFGLQSKNVVNNPRSTTTKLSDDPNGKSVDSILYKSMIGCLLYLTAINCAIFYTFDTNVEIAGYCDADWGGDLKDRKSTSGGYFFIGNNLVAWHSKKQNCISLSTAEAEYVAAGSCCT